One stretch of Equus przewalskii isolate Varuska chromosome 9, EquPr2, whole genome shotgun sequence DNA includes these proteins:
- the GPR6 gene encoding G-protein coupled receptor 6 has product MNASASSLNESQVVAVAAEGAATAVTAATAAGARDAGEWGPPAAALALGGGGAANGSLELSSQLPAGPPGLLLSAVNPWDVLLCVSGTVIAGENALVVALIASTPALRTPMFVLVGSLATADLLAGCGLILHFVFQYVVPSETVSLLIVGFLVASFAASVSSLLAITVDRYLSLYNALTYYSRRTLLGVHLLLAATWTVSLGLGLLPVLGWNCLAERAACSVVRPLTRSHVALLSAAFFAVFGIMLHLYVRICQVVWRHAHQIALQQHCLAPPHLAATRKGVGTLAVVLGTFGASWLPFAIYCVVGSHEDPAVYTYATLLPATYNSMINPIIYAFRNQEIQRALWLLFCGCFQSKVPFRSRSPSEV; this is encoded by the coding sequence ATGAACGCGAGCGCCTCATCGCTCAACGAGTCCCAGGTGGTGGCAGTGGCGGCCGAGGGAGCGGCGACAGCGGTTACAGCGGCTACAGCGGCAGGGGCGAGGGACGCCGGTGAATGGGGGCCCCCTGCGGCGGCACTGGCGCTGGGGGGCGGCGGCGCGGCTAACGGGTCGCTGGAGCTGTCTTCGCAGCTACCGGCGGGGCCGCCCGGGCTGCTGCTGTCAGCGGTGAATCCATGGGATGTGCTGCTCTGCGTGTCGGGAACGGTGATCGCAGGCGAAAATGCGCTGGTAGTGGCGCTCATCGCGTCCACTCCAGCGCTGCGCACCCCCATGTTCGTGCTGGTGGGCAGCCTGGCCACTGCCGACCTGCTAGCGGGATGTGGCCTCATTCTGCACTTCGTGTTCCAGTACGTGGTGCCCTCCGAGACCGTGAGCCTGCTCATCGTGGGCTTCCTCGTGGCCTCCTTTGCTGCTTCGGTCAGCAGCCTGCTAGCCATCACGGTGGACCGTTACCTGTCCCTCTACAACGCGCTTACCTACTACTCCCGCCGGACCCTGTTGGGCGTGCATCTTCTGCTCGCTGCCACCTGGACGGTGTCCCTAGGCCTTGGGCTGCTGCCGGTCCTTGGCTGGAACTGCCTGGCGGAGCGCGCCGCCTGTAGCGTGGTGCGCCCGCTCACTCGCAGCCACGTGGCGCTGCTCTCCGCAGCCTTCTTTGCTGTCTTCGGCATCATGCTGCACCTGTATGTGCGCATCTGCCAAGTGGTTTGGCGCCACGCGCACCAGATCGCGCTGCAGCAGCACTGCCTGGCGCCGCCCCACCTGGCCGCCACCAGAAAGGGCGTGGGTACGCTGGCCGTGGTGCTAGGCACTTTCGGGGCCAGCTGGCTGCCCTTTGCCATCTACTGTGTGGTGGGCAGCCACGAGGACCCGGCTGTCTACACCTACGCCACCCTGCTGCCCGCCACCTACAACTCCATGATCAATCCTATCATCTATGCCTTCCGCAACCAGGAGATCCAGCGCGCCCTGTGGCTCCTGTTCTGTGGCTGTTTCCAGTCCAAAGTGCCCTTCCGCTCCAGGTCCCCCAGTGAGGTCTGA